The following coding sequences lie in one Apium graveolens cultivar Ventura chromosome 3, ASM990537v1, whole genome shotgun sequence genomic window:
- the LOC141714187 gene encoding uncharacterized protein LOC141714187 — protein sequence MANSLGYTDWIWHEETSSKSVRSSASSTFLPKEQNAQSETVNVCEVAYNSDDHDSYDFNRFVADAEQPLYKGSECTKLESMLKLHNWKSRFGISDSAFTDLLTSVGSFLPQDHVLPVNAYEANETLSDLGLEYIKFHACPNNCILYKGINLNESECPKCRLSRWKVAKDGKLRVNSPAKVMWYFPIISRFKRMFKSPDTAEQLIWHSKQQSNDGQMRHPADSPSWRNIDYRWPSFASDPRNLRLALGADGINPFNNGLSNRYNCWPVVLVAYNLPPCLCMKRKFKMLSILIPGLHEPGNDIDVYLEPLIDDLKKLWVEGEPNVYDAYSKSYFTLKAILMWTINDFPGYANLSGCVNKGYKSCPICGDDTVAKYLSHSKKICYQGHRRYLVDRHPYRRQKLAFNGEQELRRPRPPLSGEEVLAQQEQIKFSYGKEVKKSKKVDCPWKKKSIFFRVRILEVSPRSSLSRCYAHREECV from the exons ATGGCAAACAG TTTGGGGTATactgattggatttggcatgaaGAAACTAGTTCTAAGAGTGTTAGGTCATCTGCCAGTAGTACATTTCTACCTAAGGAGCAAAATGCTCAATCCGAAACTGTTAACGTTTGTGAAGTTGCTTATAATTCGGATGATCATGATTCGTATGACTTCAATAGGTTTGTAGCTGATGCAGAACAACCTTTGTATAAGGGTAGTGAATGCACGAAGTTAGAGTCAATGTTAAAGCTACATAATTGGAAATCTAGGTTTGGTATTAGCGATAGCGCCTTCACTGatcttctcacttctgttggttCTTTTCTTCCTCAAGATCATGTGTTACCGGTTAATGCGTATGAGGCAAATGAAACATTATCTGACTTGGGCCTCGAGTATATTAAATTTCATGCATGTCCAAACAATTGTATACTCTACAAGGGTATAAATCTTAATGAATCTGAGTGTCCAAAATGTCGTTTATCTCGCTGGAAGGTTGCGAAAGATGGTAAACTTAGGGTAAATAGTCCAGCCAAGGTTATGTGGTATTTTCCTATCATTTCTAGGTTTAAAAGAATGTTTAAATCTCCTGATACCGCTGAACAGTTGATTTGGCATTCAAAACAGCAGTCAAATGATGGTCAGATGCGGCATCCGGCCGACTCTCCTTCATGGAGAAATATTGATTATCGGTGGCCTTCGTTTGCTAGTGATCCAAGAAACCTTCGATTAGCTTTAGGAGCAGATGGTATAAACCCGTTTAATAATGGCCTAAGCAATAGGTACAACTGCTGGCCGGTAGTATTGGTAGCTTATAATCTTCCTCCATGTTTATGCATGAAGAGAAAGTTTAAAATGTTATCAATATTAATTCCTGGTCTGCATGAGCCGGGAAATGATATTGACGTATACTTAGAGCCGTTGATCGATGATTTGAAGAAGCTTTGGGTAGAAGGTGAACCAAATGTCTATGACGCTTATAGTAAATCCTATTTTACTTTAAAAGCGATTTTGATGTGGACCATAAATGACTTTCCTGGATATGCAAATCTGTCCGGTTGTGTTAATAAGGGTTACAAGAGCTGTCCCATATGTGGTGACGACACCGTTGCCAAATATTTAAGTCATAGTAAAAAAATATGTTATCAAGGCCATCGTCGTTATTTGGTTGACCGTCACCCCTATAGGAGACAAAAGTTGGCTTTTAACGGCGAACAAGAGCTTCGGCGACCACGTCCACCCCTTTCTGGTGAAGAAGTGTTAGCACAACAGGAACAGATTAAATTTTCTTATGGAAAGGAAGTAAAGAAGTCCAAAAAGGTTGATTGTCCGTGGAAGAAAAAGTCTATTTTTTTTCGAGTTAGAATATTGGAAGTTTCACCACGTTCGTCACTGTCTCGATGTTATGCACATCGAGAAGAATGTGTGTGA